The following are encoded in a window of Mustela nigripes isolate SB6536 chromosome 1, MUSNIG.SB6536, whole genome shotgun sequence genomic DNA:
- the LOC132009459 gene encoding olfactory receptor 5AN6-like, whose product MAGGRNSTAVMTFILLGFSEFPKLTIVLFSVFLGTYLMTVCWNLGLITLIRVDSHLHTPMYFFLSNLSLLDICYVSTIAPKMLSDFFKKQKSISFVGCTMQYFFFSSLGLTECCLLAAMAYDRYAAICDPLLYTAIMSPTLCVQMVAGSCVTGFFGSFIQLCALLQLHFCGPNVINHFFCDLPQLLNLSCSDTFFFQIMTSVLTVIFGLTSVSVIMISYGYIVATILKITSAEGRSKAFNTCASHLTAVTLFFGSGIFVYLYPNSGDSLSQNKLASVLYTVIIPMLNPLIYSLRNKEIKDALNRWKKRIFFCCY is encoded by the coding sequence ATGGCTGGGGGAAGGAACAGTACAGCAGTTATGACATTCATTCTCTTGGGATTCTCTGAATTTCCAAAGCTCACCATTGtccttttttcagtgttcctagGGACCTACCTCATGACAGTGTGCTGGAACCTGGGCCTCATCACACTCATCAGGGTGGACTCCCATCTGCACACACCTATGTACTTTTTCCTCAGTAACCTGTCCTTGCTGGACATCTGCTATGTCTCCACTATAGCACCCAAGATGCTCTCGGATTTCTTCAAGAAGCAGAAATCCATCTCCTTTGTGGGGTGCACTATGCAGTACTTCTTCTTCTCTAGCCTGGGTCTGACTGAGTGCTGTCTCCTGGCAGCCATGGCTTATGACCGATATGCTGCCATTTGTGATCCTCTGCTTTACACCGCCATCATGTCGCCCACCCTCTGTGTCCAGATGGTGGCAGGATCTTGTGTAACTGGATTCTTTGGCTCATTTATCCAACTGTGTGCCTTACTTCAGCTCCATTTCTGTGGGCCAAATGTCATCAATCATTTCTTCTGTGACCTTCCCCAACTGCTAAACCTATCGTGCTCTGAtacctttttctttcaaatcatgACTTCTGTGCTCACAGTAATCTTCGGACTCACATCTGTCTCAGTTATCATGATATCATATGGTTATATTGTTGCCACCATTCTGAAGATCACATCAGCTGAAGGCAGGTCCAAGGCCTTCAACACCTGTGCTTCTCACCTGACAGCAGTGACTCTATTCTTTGGCTCAGGtatctttgtttatttgtatccTAACTCTGGTGATTCCCTGAGTCAAAACAAGTTGGCATCAGTTTTATACACTGTTATAATCCCCATGCTAAATCCATTGATCTACAGCTTGAGGAACAAGGAAATCAAAGATGCCCTAAACAGATGGAAGAAGAGAATCTTTTTCTGTTGTTACTAA